A portion of the Pedobacter cryoconitis genome contains these proteins:
- a CDS encoding glycosyltransferase family 2 protein, producing MDISVVIPLFNEDESLPELTAWIARVMSDNNFSYEILFVDDGSTDTSWQVIEELKKTYPAVKAIKFRRNYGKSAALNVAFEASQGDVIITMDADLQDSPDEIPELYRRLKEERFDIISGWKKKRYDPITKTIPTKLFNAATRKMSGIQLNDFNCGLKAYRSDVVKTIEVYGEMHRYIPVIAKWAGFKNIGEQVVEHRARKYGVTKFGFSRFINGFLDLLSIFFVGKFGKRPMHFFGSLGVLSFMVGTIMALWIIGEKLYHISMNLPIKREVTDQPGFYIALVAIIVGSQLFLTGFVAELVTRNAPERNDYLIEKEIL from the coding sequence ATGGACATTTCTGTTGTCATTCCCCTGTTTAACGAAGACGAATCATTGCCCGAACTGACTGCCTGGATTGCCAGGGTAATGTCTGACAATAATTTTTCTTACGAAATCCTTTTTGTTGATGATGGCAGTACGGATACCTCATGGCAAGTAATTGAGGAATTGAAAAAGACTTATCCGGCTGTCAAAGCGATTAAGTTCAGACGTAACTATGGGAAATCTGCCGCACTGAATGTAGCTTTTGAAGCTTCACAGGGCGATGTGATTATTACCATGGATGCAGATTTACAGGATAGTCCGGACGAAATTCCAGAACTATACCGCAGATTAAAGGAAGAGAGATTCGATATCATCTCCGGATGGAAAAAGAAACGTTACGATCCGATTACCAAAACTATTCCTACTAAATTATTCAATGCTGCAACCCGTAAAATGTCCGGCATACAGCTAAATGATTTCAACTGTGGCTTAAAGGCATACCGTTCTGATGTGGTGAAAACAATAGAGGTTTATGGTGAAATGCACCGTTATATCCCTGTCATTGCTAAATGGGCAGGGTTTAAAAATATAGGAGAGCAAGTTGTAGAACACCGTGCGCGTAAATACGGAGTAACCAAATTTGGTTTCAGCCGTTTTATCAATGGTTTCCTGGACTTGCTATCTATCTTTTTTGTTGGAAAATTCGGTAAAAGACCCATGCATTTTTTTGGCTCGCTTGGCGTATTGAGCTTTATGGTCGGTACCATTATGGCTTTATGGATTATCGGTGAAAAATTATATCATATCTCGATGAACCTGCCTATCAAAAGAGAAGTCACTGATCAGCCTGGGTTTTATATTGCATTAGTAGCCATTATTGTAGGTTCACAACTCTTTCTTACTGGATTTGTAGCTGAACTGGTTACCCGTAATGCACCTGAACGCAACGACTATCTGATAGAAAAAGAAATACTTTAA
- a CDS encoding glycosyltransferase, which produces MFFSIIIPLYNRPQEIDELLATLCVQTYTQFEVVVIEDGSSLTAKEIVNSYADKLDIKYFFKPNGGQGFARNYGFERAKGDYFVIFDSDCLIPHDYLETVKDYLFDHHLDAYGGPDAAHESFTPVQKAISYGMTSVFTTGGIRGNEKHVGQFHPRSFNMGVSRAVWEKVGGFILTRLGEDIEYSIRIHQHGFKIGLIPGAKVFHKRRTSMFQFYKQIHFFGRARINIYKHFPSELKLVHFFPAVFTLGVIALLVLNVFYPPLAYFGNIFLLVYFMLIFFHSLVLNKSLKVAFLSIISSFIQLTAYGLGFIQDFFKRIVLKKQ; this is translated from the coding sequence ATGTTTTTTTCGATCATTATCCCTTTATATAACCGGCCGCAGGAGATAGACGAACTCCTGGCTACACTTTGTGTGCAAACTTATACGCAATTTGAAGTTGTGGTGATTGAAGATGGTTCTTCGCTCACTGCAAAGGAAATTGTAAACAGTTATGCGGACAAACTGGATATTAAATATTTCTTCAAGCCAAATGGCGGACAAGGCTTTGCCCGGAACTATGGTTTTGAAAGAGCGAAAGGAGATTATTTTGTCATCTTTGACTCTGACTGTCTTATCCCGCATGATTACCTGGAAACAGTAAAGGATTACTTATTTGACCATCATCTGGATGCTTATGGAGGCCCGGATGCTGCACATGAGAGCTTTACCCCGGTCCAAAAAGCAATCAGTTATGGGATGACTTCGGTTTTTACCACTGGCGGAATCCGTGGAAACGAAAAACATGTTGGACAATTTCATCCCAGAAGCTTCAATATGGGAGTTTCCAGAGCAGTATGGGAGAAAGTTGGCGGATTTATACTAACCAGGCTGGGAGAGGATATTGAATATAGTATCCGTATTCATCAGCATGGTTTTAAGATTGGTTTGATTCCCGGAGCGAAAGTTTTTCATAAAAGAAGAACGAGTATGTTCCAGTTTTATAAGCAGATTCACTTTTTTGGCCGTGCCAGGATCAATATCTACAAACATTTTCCTTCCGAACTGAAATTGGTACATTTTTTTCCTGCCGTATTCACTTTAGGTGTCATCGCGCTGTTAGTATTGAATGTTTTTTATCCCCCTCTTGCTTATTTTGGGAATATATTTCTTCTGGTATACTTTATGCTGATATTTTTTCATTCCCTGGTGCTAAATAAATCGTTGAAAGTTGCATTTTTGAGTATTATTTCCTCATTCATACAATTGACAGCTTACGGATTAGGATTTATACAAGATTTTTTCAAAAGAATAGTACTTAAAAAACAATGA
- a CDS encoding GH3 auxin-responsive promoter family protein produces MGIKAALSKPFAAFIVKGVTRWKKDAVAAQKETFRQLIDAAQDTAFGKDHQFSSIKNYEDFKKQVPVRDYEELRPYIDRVVAGEKDVMWKGKPAYFAKTSGTTSGAKYIPISKESMPEHLKAARNALLTYIHETGNADFVNGKMIFLQGSPVMTEKNDIKVGRLSGIVANLVPAYLQKNRLPSYQTNCIEDWEEKVEAIVKETYHQDMTLISGIPPWVQMYFDRLIEKSNGKQIKDIFKNFQLFVYGGVNYEPYRTKIETSIGRKIDSIETYPASEGFIAYQDSQQDKSLLLLAKAGMFYEFIPADEYYNDNPARLSLEEVELDKNYALILNTNAGLWGYSIGDTVKFVSKNPYKILVTGRIKHFISAFGEHVIGEEVEQALLSVANEQGVGITEFTVAPQVNPGAGELPYHEWFIEFSKAPGDLIAFSKKVDKALQEKNIYYFDLIEGKILQPLVIRTLQKDAFVTYMRSQGKLGGQNKVPRLSNDRKIADSLINLINKI; encoded by the coding sequence ATGGGAATAAAAGCGGCATTAAGTAAACCCTTTGCAGCCTTTATTGTAAAAGGGGTAACCCGATGGAAAAAAGATGCGGTAGCTGCACAAAAGGAAACTTTCAGGCAGCTGATCGATGCTGCTCAGGATACTGCTTTCGGCAAAGACCATCAATTCTCTTCCATTAAGAACTACGAGGATTTTAAAAAGCAAGTTCCGGTCAGGGATTATGAAGAATTGCGGCCTTATATTGACCGGGTAGTTGCCGGAGAAAAAGATGTCATGTGGAAGGGGAAACCTGCTTACTTTGCAAAAACTTCCGGTACAACTTCAGGTGCAAAATACATTCCGATTTCTAAAGAATCAATGCCTGAGCATTTGAAAGCAGCACGTAATGCGCTGCTGACTTATATTCATGAAACAGGCAATGCTGATTTTGTAAATGGCAAAATGATTTTTTTACAGGGCAGCCCTGTCATGACCGAGAAGAATGACATCAAAGTAGGCCGTTTATCGGGTATTGTAGCGAATCTTGTACCTGCTTACTTGCAAAAAAACAGATTACCATCTTATCAAACCAATTGTATTGAAGATTGGGAAGAAAAAGTTGAAGCGATAGTCAAAGAAACTTATCATCAGGATATGACTTTGATTTCGGGGATACCACCCTGGGTGCAGATGTATTTTGACCGTTTGATAGAGAAATCGAATGGGAAGCAGATCAAGGATATTTTTAAAAATTTTCAGTTGTTTGTTTATGGTGGAGTGAATTACGAACCTTACCGTACAAAAATTGAGACCAGTATTGGCAGAAAAATTGATTCAATAGAAACTTATCCTGCTTCAGAAGGATTTATAGCTTATCAGGATAGTCAGCAGGATAAAAGTTTATTGCTATTGGCCAAAGCAGGCATGTTTTATGAATTTATTCCTGCGGATGAATACTATAATGATAACCCTGCCCGTTTGAGTCTGGAAGAAGTAGAATTGGATAAAAACTATGCTTTGATATTGAATACGAATGCAGGACTTTGGGGTTACAGCATCGGCGACACCGTTAAATTTGTCTCTAAAAATCCCTATAAAATTCTTGTCACCGGCAGGATTAAACATTTTATCTCGGCTTTCGGTGAACATGTGATCGGAGAAGAGGTGGAACAGGCGTTATTAAGTGTAGCGAATGAACAGGGGGTTGGAATTACAGAATTTACTGTAGCGCCTCAGGTGAATCCTGGAGCAGGTGAATTGCCTTACCACGAATGGTTTATTGAGTTTTCCAAAGCGCCCGGAGACCTGATTGCTTTTAGTAAAAAAGTAGATAAGGCTTTACAAGAAAAAAATATTTACTACTTTGACCTTATTGAAGGCAAAATTTTGCAGCCGCTGGTTATTCGGACCTTACAAAAAGATGCATTTGTAACTTATATGCGTTCACAAGGTAAGCTGGGGGGGCAGAATAAAGTTCCCCGTCTGTCTAATGATAGAAAGATTGCAGATAGCCTGATTAATTTGATAAACAAGATTTGA
- a CDS encoding 1-deoxy-D-xylulose-5-phosphate reductoisomerase: MKNIAILGSTGSVGTQALDVIRANPELYRVCALTANANAALLIQQAMEFKPQLVVIGDEGQYAAVKNALSGQGMNILCGEDALCEAASLTAADFVLTAIMGSVGLRPTIAAIKAKKKIGLANKETLVVAGELITQLAAENGVTIIPVDSEHSAIFQCLVGEELSSIEKIYITASGGPFRGKDRDFVAKVKKEQALKHPNWVMGAKITIDSASLMNKGLEVIEAKWLFDLDISQIDVIVHPQSVVHSIVQFNDGSMKAQLGVPDMKLPIHYAMAYPERIQSKFPRFNFMDYPELTFSKPDMDTFRNLQLAYMALEKGGNMPCIINAANEVVVEAFLNDRIGFLEMSDVIEQCMSDLTFIQAPSLNNYLETDQHTRIFARQLVTKKHLAI; encoded by the coding sequence TTGAAAAATATAGCTATACTGGGGTCCACTGGATCTGTAGGCACCCAAGCCCTTGACGTGATTCGTGCGAATCCTGAATTATACAGGGTTTGTGCATTGACGGCTAATGCAAACGCTGCTTTACTGATTCAGCAGGCCATGGAATTTAAACCTCAATTGGTTGTAATCGGTGATGAAGGCCAATATGCAGCAGTGAAAAATGCACTTTCTGGTCAGGGAATGAATATTCTTTGCGGGGAAGATGCTTTATGCGAAGCGGCTTCTTTAACAGCTGCCGATTTTGTACTGACTGCAATTATGGGGTCTGTTGGCTTAAGACCAACTATTGCAGCCATTAAAGCGAAGAAAAAGATTGGCCTGGCTAATAAGGAGACTTTAGTGGTAGCAGGAGAACTGATTACACAGCTGGCTGCTGAAAATGGAGTAACAATTATCCCGGTAGACTCTGAGCATTCTGCAATTTTTCAATGTCTGGTAGGGGAGGAACTGAGTTCGATAGAAAAAATATACATCACAGCCTCTGGCGGACCGTTCAGAGGAAAAGACCGTGATTTCGTAGCTAAAGTTAAGAAGGAACAAGCTTTAAAACATCCAAACTGGGTAATGGGCGCAAAGATCACTATTGATTCTGCTTCCTTAATGAACAAGGGGCTTGAAGTGATTGAAGCTAAGTGGTTGTTCGATCTGGATATCAGTCAGATAGATGTTATTGTGCATCCGCAATCTGTGGTGCATTCTATCGTGCAGTTTAACGATGGATCAATGAAAGCGCAGCTGGGTGTTCCGGACATGAAATTGCCGATTCACTATGCAATGGCTTACCCGGAGAGAATACAAAGTAAGTTTCCACGTTTTAATTTCATGGATTATCCAGAATTGACCTTCTCCAAACCTGATATGGATACTTTCCGTAACCTTCAGCTTGCCTATATGGCCTTAGAAAAAGGTGGTAATATGCCTTGTATCATCAACGCAGCTAATGAAGTAGTTGTTGAGGCCTTCTTAAATGACCGCATTGGATTCCTCGAAATGAGTGATGTCATTGAGCAGTGTATGTCTGATTTAACCTTTATTCAAGCACCCAGCCTGAATAATTATTTAGAAACTGACCAGCATACGCGTATATTTGCCCGTCAGTTAGTAACAAAAAAACATTTAGCGATCTAA
- the rseP gene encoding RIP metalloprotease RseP encodes MNGLIMVAQLLLGLSILVILHELGHFLAARAFGIKVEKFYLFFDAWGVKLFSIKSGDVEYGIGWLPLGGYVKIAGMIDESMDKEAMALPPQPWEFRSKPAWQRLIVMLAGIFVNIVVGIFIFWMLTFKFGETFIPNSSVKNGINPGSIGREIGLKQGDHVIAVNGKKVIRFDELTSSKVLLDNTNLTIVREGKTLDIKVPDNLLNKVADLGLEEFISRTPLLSTVVDTVVAGRSAFKVGMKKGDRIVAVNGVPVKFDADIRRELKKEKNKKLIVEAYRGNEKLNFEVSTDSVGTIGMGFNPNEIKLETINYGFFEALPIGVNQAWITFTDNGKGIWKVLTGKIKANKAFAGPVALAQKVYGGVWIWSHFWASTALISIALAFMNLLPIPALDGGHVVFLIVEMIKGKPVSDKFLEGAQMVGFVILLSLMVFVLGNDIFKAFIQ; translated from the coding sequence ATGAACGGATTAATTATGGTTGCCCAATTGTTATTGGGATTATCAATATTAGTAATCTTGCACGAACTAGGACATTTTCTTGCGGCACGTGCCTTTGGTATTAAAGTTGAGAAATTCTATCTGTTTTTTGATGCATGGGGTGTAAAATTATTCAGTATCAAAAGTGGTGATGTAGAATATGGTATTGGCTGGCTGCCTTTGGGCGGTTATGTTAAAATTGCCGGAATGATTGATGAGTCTATGGATAAAGAAGCGATGGCTTTGCCTCCTCAGCCCTGGGAATTCAGATCTAAACCAGCATGGCAGCGTTTAATCGTGATGCTTGCGGGTATTTTTGTGAACATTGTTGTAGGTATCTTTATTTTCTGGATGCTTACCTTTAAGTTCGGTGAGACTTTTATCCCAAACAGTTCTGTTAAAAATGGGATTAATCCAGGAAGTATAGGAAGAGAGATCGGTTTGAAACAAGGTGATCATGTTATTGCGGTAAATGGTAAAAAAGTTATCCGTTTTGATGAATTAACCAGCTCAAAAGTATTATTGGATAATACGAACCTTACAATTGTGCGTGAGGGTAAAACTTTAGATATCAAAGTTCCTGATAATCTTTTAAATAAGGTTGCAGATCTTGGTCTGGAAGAGTTTATCAGCCGTACACCATTGTTAAGTACTGTAGTAGATACAGTGGTTGCTGGTCGTTCTGCATTTAAAGTAGGGATGAAAAAAGGTGACCGGATTGTTGCGGTTAACGGAGTTCCTGTGAAATTCGATGCCGACATTCGCAGAGAGTTGAAAAAAGAGAAAAATAAGAAACTGATTGTTGAGGCTTACCGCGGAAATGAAAAACTTAATTTTGAAGTCAGCACTGATAGCGTAGGTACCATCGGGATGGGCTTTAATCCGAATGAAATCAAATTGGAAACAATTAACTATGGTTTCTTTGAGGCTTTACCAATTGGTGTAAACCAGGCCTGGATTACTTTCACCGATAATGGTAAAGGTATATGGAAAGTATTAACGGGTAAGATCAAGGCAAATAAGGCTTTTGCTGGCCCTGTTGCCTTAGCACAGAAGGTTTATGGTGGGGTTTGGATCTGGTCGCATTTCTGGGCTTCTACAGCGTTAATTTCTATCGCCCTGGCATTTATGAACTTATTGCCAATACCAGCACTTGATGGTGGGCACGTAGTATTCCTGATTGTGGAAATGATTAAAGGTAAGCCTGTAAGTGATAAGTTTTTAGAAGGTGCCCAGATGGTTGGCTTCGTAATCTTGTTGAGTTTGATGGTCTTTGTGCTCGGAAACGATATTTTCAAAGCCTTTATTCAGTAG
- the hscB gene encoding Fe-S protein assembly co-chaperone HscB has protein sequence MDYFEFYKLPVSFNPDAQLVKQQFYALSKKYHPDFYINESAEKQEEVLELSTLNNKAYQVLSDPQKRLHYILELKGMLAEGESYALPQDFLMEMMDVNEALMELQFEPDTVKLEEIKKEIDTIAGAMQQELDRLIALFDKQNKDTEAFTLAAIKDLYYRKKYLNRINDSLLKMG, from the coding sequence ATGGACTATTTTGAGTTTTATAAGCTGCCTGTATCTTTTAATCCGGATGCCCAGCTGGTGAAACAGCAGTTTTATGCGTTGAGTAAAAAGTATCATCCTGATTTCTATATCAATGAATCTGCCGAAAAGCAAGAGGAAGTTTTAGAGTTATCAACGTTGAATAATAAGGCTTACCAGGTATTGAGTGATCCGCAGAAGCGCCTCCATTATATTCTTGAATTAAAGGGGATGCTGGCAGAAGGAGAGAGTTATGCTCTTCCTCAGGATTTCCTGATGGAAATGATGGATGTGAATGAAGCGCTGATGGAATTGCAGTTTGAACCGGATACGGTGAAGCTGGAAGAGATCAAAAAAGAGATTGATACTATTGCTGGAGCAATGCAGCAGGAGCTGGACAGACTGATAGCTTTGTTTGATAAGCAGAATAAGGACACTGAAGCATTTACTTTGGCAGCGATTAAGGATTTGTACTACAGAAAGAAATACTTGAACAGGATCAACGATAGCCTGCTTAAGATGGGATAG
- a CDS encoding DUF3817 domain-containing protein, whose amino-acid sequence MSTLSLFRKVAVAEGISYIALIFIAMPLKYFANMPLAVKYTGWAHGVLFMFYVVMVIMCWMEYKWKIGKTILVFLASLLPFAPFYVDKKLKEEPVGQVKA is encoded by the coding sequence ATGAGCACTTTATCCCTTTTTAGAAAAGTAGCAGTTGCTGAAGGTATTTCCTATATCGCACTGATTTTTATCGCAATGCCATTGAAGTACTTTGCGAACATGCCATTGGCTGTAAAGTATACTGGATGGGCGCATGGTGTATTGTTCATGTTTTATGTAGTAATGGTAATCATGTGCTGGATGGAGTACAAATGGAAAATTGGAAAGACGATTTTAGTGTTTTTAGCTTCATTATTGCCTTTTGCGCCTTTTTATGTAGATAAAAAGTTAAAGGAAGAGCCTGTGGGTCAGGTTAAAGCATAA
- a CDS encoding Crp/Fnr family transcriptional regulator — protein sequence MEKTHADALLINHVLKRINLSKDEQIHFTSLFTFRKILPRQYLLQQGEICKYEFFIVEGFLRSFFVDKLGNDQTLNFAFEDWWISDSKSFLQSLPSEINIVAHEPTFVMQIEKGILAQLYLDFPIFDRFWRLLNQNFNLSQSERVLNAISMNGAERYQALIVKYPKIESRLAQKHIASYLGITPVFLSMIRRSHSNIK from the coding sequence TTGGAAAAAACACATGCTGACGCCTTGTTGATAAATCATGTATTGAAAAGAATCAATCTATCAAAAGATGAACAAATACATTTTACCTCACTTTTTACCTTTAGAAAAATTTTGCCAAGGCAATATCTATTACAGCAAGGGGAGATTTGTAAATATGAGTTTTTTATAGTTGAGGGTTTTTTACGTTCCTTTTTTGTGGATAAACTTGGCAATGATCAAACGCTCAATTTTGCTTTCGAAGACTGGTGGATTTCTGACTCTAAAAGTTTTCTTCAATCGCTCCCCTCCGAAATTAATATTGTCGCACATGAACCTACTTTCGTGATGCAAATAGAAAAGGGAATCTTAGCTCAACTTTATCTTGATTTTCCAATATTTGATAGATTCTGGAGACTGCTAAATCAAAATTTCAATCTATCGCAAAGTGAAAGAGTTTTAAACGCTATTTCAATGAATGGAGCAGAACGGTATCAGGCATTGATTGTTAAATATCCCAAGATTGAATCTCGCTTAGCCCAAAAGCACATTGCTTCCTACCTCGGAATTACGCCTGTATTCCTAAGTATGATCAGGAGAAGCCATTCAAATATTAAATAA
- a CDS encoding VOC family protein translates to MKFDHAALQVQSMDSAIAFYTEKLAFTLNHSAINEEEQEEYAFISAGDVRIELIQDLTSDYSLPILKKPFCPHLCIEVEDLEQAVSKLKAMEIPILRGPLKIENEETWVYFSDPDHNILEFIQWYNKK, encoded by the coding sequence ATGAAATTTGATCATGCGGCTTTACAAGTTCAAAGTATGGACAGCGCAATTGCTTTTTACACAGAAAAGTTAGCCTTTACTCTAAATCACAGCGCTATAAATGAAGAGGAACAAGAGGAATATGCTTTTATCTCCGCTGGTGATGTCCGTATTGAATTAATCCAGGATTTGACTAGTGACTATAGCTTGCCTATATTGAAAAAGCCATTTTGTCCCCATTTATGCATCGAAGTAGAAGATTTGGAGCAAGCTGTAAGTAAGCTGAAAGCGATGGAAATCCCAATACTAAGGGGGCCATTGAAGATTGAGAATGAAGAAACCTGGGTATATTTTTCCGATCCTGATCACAATATCCTTGAATTCATCCAATGGTATAATAAAAAGTAA
- a CDS encoding aldo/keto reductase: MKNITKIQLGQSGPFVSKLGLGCMRMSSIWGGPVPEETESIATIHEALDSGINFLNTGDFYGAGHNEMLIGKAIKGRRDDAFISVKFGAIFHNGRPIGMDLRPVAIKNFINYSLTRLGIETIDLYQPSRMDGSVPVEDIIGTVADLIKEGKVRHIGVSEITAGQLRKANGIHPISALEIGYSLADRQIESELLPTAKELGIGIVAFANTAEGLLTGEMKAPLAAKDYRNHFSRFQGENLINNLRKVEVLKQLASNKGITPTQVAIAWVKEQGDHLMSLVSMSRRSRLPENIAAMNIVFTPEEMSTLNTTFTSGAISGGTYLQR; encoded by the coding sequence ATGAAAAACATCACAAAAATTCAGTTGGGTCAAAGTGGCCCGTTCGTTTCCAAACTTGGTCTAGGCTGTATGCGTATGTCCTCTATCTGGGGCGGCCCTGTACCTGAGGAAACAGAAAGTATAGCTACCATTCATGAAGCCTTGGATAGTGGTATTAATTTTTTGAATACCGGAGACTTTTACGGTGCCGGTCATAATGAAATGCTGATAGGCAAAGCCATTAAAGGAAGACGCGACGATGCCTTTATCAGCGTAAAATTCGGTGCCATCTTTCACAATGGCCGGCCAATAGGAATGGATCTGCGCCCAGTCGCTATCAAGAATTTCATAAACTATTCTCTGACCCGTTTGGGTATTGAAACCATTGACCTCTATCAGCCAAGCCGGATGGACGGCAGTGTGCCGGTAGAAGATATCATTGGAACGGTGGCCGACCTGATTAAAGAAGGTAAAGTTCGTCACATTGGTGTGTCTGAAATTACGGCCGGGCAACTTCGTAAAGCTAATGGCATTCATCCCATCAGCGCGCTGGAGATCGGTTATTCTCTGGCCGACCGTCAAATAGAAAGTGAACTGCTCCCAACAGCAAAAGAATTAGGCATTGGTATAGTGGCTTTTGCGAATACTGCAGAAGGTTTATTAACGGGTGAAATGAAGGCACCACTTGCAGCAAAAGATTACCGTAACCATTTCTCTCGTTTTCAAGGTGAAAACTTAATTAATAACCTGCGAAAAGTAGAAGTATTAAAGCAATTAGCCAGCAACAAGGGGATTACACCAACACAAGTTGCGATCGCCTGGGTGAAGGAGCAAGGAGATCATCTCATGTCTTTAGTAAGCATGAGCCGCAGGTCACGTTTGCCAGAAAATATTGCAGCGATGAATATTGTATTTACGCCAGAAGAAATGAGCACCTTAAACACTACATTTACATCAGGCGCTATATCTGGCGGCACTTACTTACAACGCTAA
- a CDS encoding helix-turn-helix domain-containing protein, with protein sequence MTSPAEILPGVIFYSYLSAERKEKVCLWNHHTLIFQVSGQFILETSVQNISMNGGEMLLIGKNQLGTITKTPLPGGNYETIVISLQEDLLRKIVLEEKLEADQKYVGPPNILIPSNEFLQGYFQSIVPYARSSGATMTDAMGILKVKEGVKLLLLALPALRNFLFDFSEPYKIDLGRFMLSNFHFNVPVGKFAQLTGRSLAAFKRDFQKTFGSPPRQWLQDRRLTEAKHLIETKHQKPSAIYLDLGFESLSHFSHSFKKKFGVAPTELNCDRKLFN encoded by the coding sequence ATGACAAGTCCGGCAGAAATCCTCCCCGGTGTGATCTTCTATTCTTACCTCTCTGCTGAACGGAAAGAGAAAGTATGTTTATGGAACCACCATACCTTAATATTCCAGGTTTCAGGACAGTTTATATTAGAGACTTCTGTGCAAAATATTTCGATGAACGGAGGTGAAATGTTGCTAATTGGCAAAAATCAGCTGGGTACAATTACCAAAACACCACTACCCGGGGGGAACTATGAAACAATTGTTATATCACTGCAGGAGGATCTTTTGCGTAAGATTGTATTAGAAGAAAAGCTTGAAGCAGACCAGAAATATGTCGGTCCGCCAAATATCTTAATTCCGTCTAACGAATTCCTGCAGGGATATTTTCAATCTATAGTTCCTTATGCGCGTAGTTCGGGAGCGACCATGACAGACGCTATGGGCATTCTTAAAGTGAAAGAAGGAGTTAAACTGCTGCTGCTTGCCCTTCCGGCACTTCGCAACTTTTTATTTGACTTTTCAGAACCTTATAAGATTGACTTGGGAAGGTTCATGCTCAGCAACTTTCATTTCAATGTTCCTGTCGGAAAATTTGCGCAGCTGACTGGCCGCAGCCTGGCAGCTTTCAAACGTGACTTCCAAAAAACTTTTGGCTCACCACCACGTCAGTGGTTGCAGGACAGGCGGCTGACCGAAGCAAAGCACCTTATCGAAACCAAGCACCAAAAGCCTTCGGCGATTTATCTTGACCTGGGTTTTGAAAGCCTGTCCCACTTCTCGCATTCCTTCAAGAAAAAATTTGGCGTGGCACCTACTGAACTCAATTGCGATCGAAAGTTGTTCAATTGA